One genomic segment of Strix aluco isolate bStrAlu1 chromosome 9, bStrAlu1.hap1, whole genome shotgun sequence includes these proteins:
- the TM4SF4 gene encoding transmembrane 4 L6 family member 4 yields MCTGGCAKCLGTTLIPLAVLCTLANILLFFPGGKVVENNLHITDEVWYFGGILGSGVLMIFPALVFLGLKNNDCCGCCGNASCGKRFAMFSSIIFATIGVLGAGYCFVLSAVALNRGPKCYTGTQWTYPFQDGNYLANHTLWSACQSPENIVPWNLTLFSLLLIMSGIQVVLCGIQVVNGLFGTICGDCKCCGCCGEDGTV; encoded by the exons atgtGCACGGGAGGTTGTGCTAAGTGCCTGGGAACCACTCTTATCCCCCTGGCTGTGCTATGTACACTCgctaacattttattatttttccctggAGGAAAAGTGGTTGAAAACAATCTGCACATTACAGATGAGGTTTGGTACTTCGGAGGCATCTTGGGATCTGGTGTATTG ATGATCTTTCCTGCCTTGGTATTTTTGGGCCTTAAGAATAATGATTGCTGTGGATGCTGTGGTAATGCGAGCTGTGGAAAGAGGTTTGCG ATGTTTTCTTCTATAATATTTGCTACAATTGGAGTCCTGGGAGCTGGATACTGCTTTGTTTTGTCAGCAGTAGCCCTAAACAGAGGCCCTAAATGCTACACTGGAACACAGTGGACCTATCCTTTCCAGGATGG GAATTACCTTGCTAACCACACATTGTGGAGCGCATGTCAGTCACCCGAAAACATCGTCCCGTGGAACCTAACCCTCTTCTCCTTGCTGCTGATCATGAGTGGGATCCAGGTAGTGCTCTGTGGCATTCAGGTGGtgaacggcctgtttggaacaatCTGTGGGGACTGCAAATGTTGCGGATGTTGTGGG GAAGATGGAACTGTCTAA